The following proteins are encoded in a genomic region of Musa acuminata AAA Group cultivar baxijiao chromosome BXJ2-11, Cavendish_Baxijiao_AAA, whole genome shotgun sequence:
- the LOC135627611 gene encoding probable histone H2A.6 — MKKRVSRSVKDDIQFPDGRYAQRVGLASHVIDEWIHEASTSRLHWDLLADVSIAHGGMLPDINQVLLPKKTDEVSEEPKSGAQEGC; from the coding sequence ATGAAGAAGCGTGTCTCCCGGTCCGTCAAGGACGACATCCAGTTCCCGGACGGTCGCTACGCCCAACGCGTCGGTCTCGCGTCTCATGTGATAGATGAGTGGATTCATGAAGCTTCGACTTCTCGTCTTCACTGGGATCTTCTGGCGGACGTGAGCATTGCCCACGGCGGAATGCTCCCCGACATCAACCAGGTGTTGCTGCCGAAGAAGACGGACGAGGTCTCCGAGGAACCCAAGTCGGGCGCCCAAGAAGGCTGCTAA
- the LOC135627612 gene encoding zinc finger protein ZAT12-like encodes MKRYTEGEEGETASMNVANVLILLSFGGCDGEEIVDVSARTSPADRVFECKTCNRRFPSFQALGGHRASHKKPRVAGNGREELARARVHECSVCGLEFAIGQALGGHMRRHRATANSFPQGSCLQEKKPREEKALWLDLNAPPSEGERDCR; translated from the coding sequence ATGAAGAGATAtacagaaggggaggaaggagagacGGCGAGCATGAACGTGGCTAATGTCCTTATTCTCCTCTCTTTCGGCGGCTGCGACGGAGAGGAGATCGTCGACGTCTCGGCGCGCACATCCCCTGCAGACAGAGTTTTCGAGTGCAAGACCTGCAACCGCCGGTTCCCGTCCTTCCAAGCACTCGGAGGCCACCGGGCCAGCCACAAGAAGCCACGGGTCGCCGGGAACGGGCGCGAGGAACTCGCAAGGGCGAGGGTCCATGAGTGCTCCGTCTGCGGGCTCGAGTTCGCCATCGGTCAGGCCTTGGGCGGTCACATGCGGAGACACAGGGCGACGGCCAACAGCTTTCCGCAGGGCTCCTGCCTCCAAGAGAAGAAACCGCGCGAGGAGAAGGCCTTGTGGTTGGATCTGAACGCGCCACCGTCCGAGGGCGAGCGCGACTGCCGGTAG
- the LOC135626902 gene encoding protein SOSEKI 5-like — MLLAAAVEVASCLVLGKGKVERRRWCTRSLFPSHPLPAYNTSSFPSPSFLLTANEALFSELPTGAAMAVASSRGRMETMRQWRDQETSPERTKVWKEPKPKKVPVVYYLSRNGQLEHPHFMEVTLSSGDGLYLRDVIDRLNFLRGKGIADLYSWSSKRSYKNGFVWHDLSEGDLIHPAHGHEYVLKGSELPQIISSPSSQDTIASEKTLSIRKSVDEDPEILQISRKKAPWGSFDINEYKVYKTAVPAQTGGLMAADASTQTDDRRIRRRAASTRDAGGRAEITELDSDEISPPPSSSSPETLETLIKADGRAAVGTEDHDRTVARYASGRMRASAVLMHLLSCGSINVKDQQGLSLSPPTQPASQCKERPAPRGGSDLEADGLMASNGFAGIRLEDKEYFSGSLIETKKKASDGRAELLALKRSSSYNACRSSKLEPTEKEIEGVRAKCIPRKRTNPTERREVTVPISRVCARIEDEPHEE, encoded by the exons ATGCTTCTCGCTGCTGCCGTTGAAGTCGCCTCGTGCCTCGTTTTGGGCAAGGGAAAGGTGGAGAGGAGACGGTGGTGCACGAGATCCTTATTCCCTTCACACCCTCTTCCTGCTTATAATACCTCTTCCTTTCCTTCCCCTTCCTTCCTGCTCACTGCAAACGAAGCTCTGTTCTCCGAACTCCCGACAG GAGCAGCGATGGCGGTGGCTTCCTCGCGAGGGAGGATGGAGACAATGCGGCAGTGGAGGGACCAGGAGACGAGTCCCGAGAGGACCAAAGTGTGGAAGGAGCCGAAGCCGAAGAAGGTCCCTGTGGTGTACTACCTCTCCAGGAATGGCCAGCTGGAGCACCCCCACTTCATGGAGGTCACCCTCTCCTCCGGCGACGGTCTCTACCTCAGAG ATGTGATCGATCGTCTCAACTTCCTGAGAGGCAAGGGAATAGCCGATCTctactcttggtcttccaagcg GAGCTACAAGAACGGATTCGTGTGGCACGATCTCTCCGAGGGCGATCTGATCCACCCGGCGCACGGCCATGAGTACGTCCTCAAGGGGTCGGAGCTCCCTCAGATCATCTCCTCTCCCAGCTCCCAGGACACCATTGCCTCCGAGAAGACCCTGTCGATCCGCAAATCCGTCGATGAAGACCCCGAAATCTTGCAGATCAGTAGGAAAAAGGCGCCTTGGGGCTCCTTCGACATCAACGAATACAAGGTCTACAAGACCGCCGTGCCGGCCCAGACCGGCGGCCTCATGGCGGCGGACGCGTCAACGCAGACGGACGACCGGAGGATCAGACGGCGGGCCGCCTCCACGAGGGATGCCGGGGGCCGAGCTGAGATCACGGAGCTGGATAGCGATGAGATCTCGCCGCCTCCGTCGTCGTCGAGCCCGGAGACCCTGGAGACGCTGATCAAAGCGGACGGGCGAGCGGCGGTCGGGACGGAGGACCACGACCGGACGGTGGCGAGATACGCGAGCGGGCGGATGCGGGCGTCAGCGGTGCTGATGCACCTACTCTCCTGCGGCTCCATCAACGTGAAGGACCAGCAGGGGCTCTCGCTGTCCCCGCCAACGCAGCCGGCGTCGCAGTGCAAGGAGAGGCCGGCGCCCCGTGGAGGGTCCGATCTGGAGGCGGACGGCTTGATGGCGAGCAATGGCTTCGCGGGGATCAGGCTGGAGGACAAGGAGTACTTCAGCGGGAGCCTGATCGAGACGAAGAAGAAGGCGAGCGATGGCCGCGCCGAGCTCCTCGCCCTGAAGAGGTCCTCCTCCTACAACGCGTGCAG GAGCTCGAAACTGGAGCCGACGGAGAAGGAAATCGAGGGCGTACGTGCCAAATGCATCCCCAGGAAGAGGACGAACCCCACGGAGCGGCGAGAAGTTACCGTCCCCATCTCGCGCGTGTGCGCGCGGATCGAGGACGAACCCCACGAGGAGTAA
- the LOC135626903 gene encoding uncharacterized protein LOC135626903 isoform X1, with protein MDASLPSVWSSHEIMEDLKHKLLLATMELETLRANAKEEMRKREEDIGHLIHLLQVITRERDAARNQLQLLLDSITRPHTAELSPMLSGTLQEAATASDSLSGTPTHRSYGASPVASPELSSMKMADPCNMPKNNGAALRAKEASAVIDGLVIKKPLPEKGKLLQAVLEAGPTLQTLLLAGPLPRWRNPPPPQPFQVPPVGVSAHKASSPNPRIAPAVGLCTIKRPLTSPCMSNYGNLVLKRQKTRFTGGYCTM; from the exons ATGGATGCAAGCTTGCCTTCTGTTTGGAGTTCCCATGAG ATCATGGAGGACCTCAAGCACAAGCTTCTGCTTGCCACCATGGAACTGGAAACGCTACGGGCCAATGCCAAGGAAGagatgagaaagagagaggaagatATCGGTCACTTGATCCACCTCCTTCAGGTGATCACCAGAGAAAGAGATGCAGCAAGGAATCAGCTGCAGCTTCTGCTCGACAGCATCACGCGGCCTCACACCGCGGAGCTCTCTCCGATGCTATCCGGCACTCTCCAAGAGGCAGCAACGGCATCCGATAGCCTCTCAGGAACTCCCACCCATCGTTCCTATGGCGCGTCCCCTGTTGCTTCTCCAGAACTGTCGAGCATGAAGATGGCCGATCCCTGCAACATGCCGAAGAACAATGGGGCAGCACTGAGAGCGAAGGAAGCTTCTGCGGTAATCGACGGCCTTGTCATAAAGAAACCACTGCCGGAGAAAGGGAAGCTGTTGCAGGCCGTTCTGGAAGCAGGTCCTACGCTGCAGACGCTTCTCTTGGCAGGGCCACTCCCTCGGTGGCGCAACCCTCCGCCACCCCAGCCATTTCAAGTACCCCCGGTGGGTGTCAGTGCCCACAAAGCTTCGTCACCCAACCCGAGAATCGCACCTGCCGTCGGCTTGTGCACGATCAAGAGACCACTGACCTCGCCATGCATGAGCAACTACGGCAACCTGGTGCTGAAGAGACAGAAGACTCGGTTCACCGGGGGGTACTGCACGATGTGA
- the LOC135626903 gene encoding uncharacterized protein LOC135626903 isoform X2, producing the protein MEDLKHKLLLATMELETLRANAKEEMRKREEDIGHLIHLLQVITRERDAARNQLQLLLDSITRPHTAELSPMLSGTLQEAATASDSLSGTPTHRSYGASPVASPELSSMKMADPCNMPKNNGAALRAKEASAVIDGLVIKKPLPEKGKLLQAVLEAGPTLQTLLLAGPLPRWRNPPPPQPFQVPPVGVSAHKASSPNPRIAPAVGLCTIKRPLTSPCMSNYGNLVLKRQKTRFTGGYCTM; encoded by the coding sequence ATGGAGGACCTCAAGCACAAGCTTCTGCTTGCCACCATGGAACTGGAAACGCTACGGGCCAATGCCAAGGAAGagatgagaaagagagaggaagatATCGGTCACTTGATCCACCTCCTTCAGGTGATCACCAGAGAAAGAGATGCAGCAAGGAATCAGCTGCAGCTTCTGCTCGACAGCATCACGCGGCCTCACACCGCGGAGCTCTCTCCGATGCTATCCGGCACTCTCCAAGAGGCAGCAACGGCATCCGATAGCCTCTCAGGAACTCCCACCCATCGTTCCTATGGCGCGTCCCCTGTTGCTTCTCCAGAACTGTCGAGCATGAAGATGGCCGATCCCTGCAACATGCCGAAGAACAATGGGGCAGCACTGAGAGCGAAGGAAGCTTCTGCGGTAATCGACGGCCTTGTCATAAAGAAACCACTGCCGGAGAAAGGGAAGCTGTTGCAGGCCGTTCTGGAAGCAGGTCCTACGCTGCAGACGCTTCTCTTGGCAGGGCCACTCCCTCGGTGGCGCAACCCTCCGCCACCCCAGCCATTTCAAGTACCCCCGGTGGGTGTCAGTGCCCACAAAGCTTCGTCACCCAACCCGAGAATCGCACCTGCCGTCGGCTTGTGCACGATCAAGAGACCACTGACCTCGCCATGCATGAGCAACTACGGCAACCTGGTGCTGAAGAGACAGAAGACTCGGTTCACCGGGGGGTACTGCACGATGTGA